A stretch of the Bacillus sp. FJAT-18017 genome encodes the following:
- a CDS encoding carbohydrate ABC transporter permease: MYKGTTGEKIFDGANNILLLIIAAAMVLPFLYIFAVSFSTLSDFLENDFFLWPKEWVTDAYTYILGSDQFIRSIFVTIYITVVGTFVNLFFTSTMAYALTRKISGQRILLFLVLFTMLFSAGMIPTYMIVKETGLLNTWWALIIPVAISPYNLIIMRQFFMGIPEELTEAAVIDGANDLQIFAKIILPLSKPAIAAFGLFYAVSHWNSYFTGVLYLSDPAMWPIQVILRQIVIVNEPNAALGGHEMMESLPPPETVQMAAILLATVPILIVYPFLQKHFAKGVMLGSVKG, from the coding sequence TTGTATAAAGGAACAACGGGTGAAAAAATCTTTGACGGTGCAAACAATATTTTACTTCTCATTATTGCCGCAGCTATGGTATTACCTTTTCTCTATATATTTGCAGTCTCATTTTCAACTTTGAGCGATTTCCTGGAGAATGACTTTTTTCTATGGCCAAAGGAATGGGTAACGGATGCCTATACATATATTCTTGGCTCCGATCAATTCATCCGCTCTATCTTTGTAACGATTTATATTACAGTTGTGGGAACATTTGTAAACTTGTTTTTTACATCAACAATGGCTTATGCGTTGACCCGAAAGATATCCGGGCAACGGATTCTCCTCTTCCTTGTTCTTTTTACAATGTTATTTTCTGCCGGTATGATTCCAACCTACATGATTGTAAAGGAAACTGGTCTGCTTAATACTTGGTGGGCCTTGATAATCCCTGTAGCAATCAGTCCATACAATTTAATTATCATGAGACAGTTTTTTATGGGAATTCCTGAAGAGCTGACAGAAGCTGCAGTCATTGATGGGGCAAATGATTTGCAAATATTTGCTAAAATCATTTTGCCATTGTCCAAGCCTGCAATTGCAGCCTTTGGTCTCTTTTACGCAGTCAGCCACTGGAATAGCTACTTTACCGGAGTATTGTACTTGAGTGATCCGGCAATGTGGCCTATCCAGGTTATCCTCAGACAAATTGTTATAGTTAACGAACCCAATGCCGCTCTTGGCGGCCATGAAATGATGGAATCCTTGCCGCCGCCTGAAACGGTTCAAATGGCAGCAATTCTTTTAGCTACCGTTCCTATTTTAATTGTGTATCCGTTTCTTCAAAAACATTTTGCAAAAGGGGTGATGCTGGGATCTGTAAAAGGCTGA
- a CDS encoding DegT/DnrJ/EryC1/StrS family aminotransferase, producing MINTDTHLAINGGQKVKTTPFGTGKRFGLEEARELLEALEQNTLFYHFGNKVKRFLSDFNDLYNVKYSVAASSGTAALHIALGAAGVTVGDEVITSPITDQGTIIGILYQNAVPVFADLDPHSYNLTAESIEKQITKRTKAILVVHLAGNPCEMDSIMEVAKKYNLKVIEDCAQSYLTTYKGKLTGTIGDYGCFSTNDFKHISTGDGGIVTVNSGDEKDYYTTHAFADKNYQRHGSSVTKDLEYLAPNYRMTELQGAVGIAQLKKLDWICTRRNQLGERLNQGLNGLKGINPMKITEGGWCSYWFYMFTLNLDELTCSREEFSEALEAEGIPNQAGYIPKVLYAQALFQNQHAYKNSHFPFDQDSYDYSPGSCPNAEHILGTAIRVNLNEFYTDGDVEEMIGAIQKVAAYYAR from the coding sequence TAATACGGACACCCACTTGGCAATTAACGGGGGGCAAAAGGTAAAAACAACTCCATTTGGTACGGGAAAACGATTCGGGCTGGAGGAAGCCAGGGAATTACTGGAGGCACTGGAACAGAACACACTGTTTTATCACTTTGGAAACAAGGTTAAGCGCTTTCTCTCCGATTTTAATGATCTCTACAATGTTAAATACAGCGTCGCTGCCTCATCAGGGACAGCTGCCCTCCATATAGCACTTGGAGCTGCCGGAGTGACGGTGGGCGACGAGGTCATTACAAGCCCGATTACAGATCAAGGCACAATCATTGGGATACTCTATCAAAATGCTGTCCCGGTCTTTGCCGATCTGGATCCCCATAGCTATAATCTTACAGCTGAAAGCATTGAAAAACAGATTACGAAGAGAACCAAAGCAATCCTTGTAGTCCATCTGGCAGGGAACCCGTGCGAAATGGATTCAATAATGGAGGTTGCAAAAAAATATAATCTTAAGGTGATAGAAGATTGTGCCCAAAGCTATCTTACAACGTACAAAGGAAAACTCACTGGGACAATCGGTGATTATGGCTGTTTCAGCACAAACGATTTTAAGCATATCTCAACTGGGGATGGCGGCATTGTTACGGTAAACTCGGGAGATGAGAAAGATTACTACACGACACATGCCTTTGCGGATAAAAACTATCAACGGCATGGCAGTTCGGTAACAAAAGATTTGGAATACCTGGCACCGAATTACCGGATGACCGAGCTGCAGGGGGCTGTCGGCATAGCGCAGCTTAAGAAGCTCGACTGGATTTGCACAAGGCGGAATCAGCTAGGCGAGAGACTGAATCAGGGGTTGAACGGATTAAAAGGCATAAATCCTATGAAAATAACCGAAGGCGGCTGGTGCAGCTATTGGTTTTATATGTTTACATTGAATTTGGATGAACTGACCTGCTCCAGAGAGGAGTTTTCCGAAGCCCTCGAAGCGGAAGGCATTCCAAATCAGGCCGGCTATATTCCAAAGGTTCTTTATGCTCAGGCTTTGTTTCAGAATCAACATGCCTATAAAAACAGCCATTTTCCTTTTGACCAGGATTCTTATGATTATTCGCCAGGCAGCTGCCCTAACGCGGAACATATCCTTGGGACTGCGATTCGCGTTAACCTTAATGAATTTTATACGGATGGGGACGTTGAGGAAATGATTGGGGCTATTCAAAAAGTTGCCGCTTATTATGCCCGTTAA
- a CDS encoding YesL family protein → MEFTGWKGSLYRFGNWGMKLAYLNIVWLAGIALGAGIAGFFPSTVAMFSVIRKWHIEGNLDVPLFSHFKEEYRREFLKSNVYGYSWVIIGGILYVDLQFFRGIPALWSTILAYFFFLLGAVYLAALLFAFPVYVQFKLTILQYIRNTVLITVSNPLYSVFMALGFYFPYYLLMKIPGLLPFFGGSLIALPLMFLSCRLFELLDKKAWE, encoded by the coding sequence ATGGAATTTACAGGATGGAAGGGAAGTTTATACCGCTTCGGAAATTGGGGAATGAAGCTGGCTTACCTTAATATCGTATGGCTGGCGGGAATTGCCCTGGGAGCAGGGATTGCTGGCTTTTTCCCTTCCACTGTTGCCATGTTTTCAGTGATTCGAAAATGGCATATAGAGGGAAATCTTGACGTGCCTTTGTTTTCACATTTCAAGGAGGAATACCGCAGAGAGTTTTTAAAATCGAACGTATATGGGTATTCGTGGGTCATCATTGGAGGAATTCTGTATGTAGACCTTCAATTCTTCCGGGGAATTCCCGCTTTATGGTCAACCATTCTTGCCTATTTCTTTTTTTTACTTGGCGCAGTCTATCTTGCAGCACTTCTTTTTGCTTTCCCTGTTTATGTCCAATTTAAATTAACTATTCTTCAGTACATAAGGAACACGGTTCTAATCACCGTATCCAATCCATTATATTCTGTTTTTATGGCTCTGGGATTTTACTTCCCTTATTATTTACTGATGAAAATCCCCGGATTGCTTCCTTTTTTTGGGGGGAGCTTAATTGCCCTTCCCTTAATGTTTCTATCATGTCGTCTCTTTGAACTTCTAGATAAAAAAGCCTGGGAGTAG
- a CDS encoding alpha/beta hydrolase family protein — MYSLTEMASSGIPPLLKNVSTLDQWRRKRESILNVWLESIGGIPPLVEVEVDIVSWVIFDDHLLIKVRYSSVHADWVPANILVPVEGEPSHKLLAEEDIKHLLFQGGNTGGNTYPAVLALHPTSEVGKNDISLSSGRENRTYARELVRRGYIVLAPDTITAGERILPNEKPFHTAPFYNQHPEWSAVAKMISDHRQGISLLETINLVNSEKIGAIGHSLGGYNAYFLAGIDSRIKAAVCSCGFSTFAGDPETHRWGKRDWFSHIPRISEYINNGKVPYEFNEIAALAAPIPLFFWMGQSDKIFPHWQPAAQGLADLAALYSWLGEEGKFVSLIGNSGHDFPPEIRELAYSFLDHWLYANED, encoded by the coding sequence TTGTACTCCTTAACAGAAATGGCCTCGTCCGGAATTCCTCCTTTGCTTAAAAATGTCAGCACACTCGACCAATGGAGGAGAAAAAGAGAATCGATTTTAAACGTATGGCTGGAGTCCATCGGGGGAATCCCGCCACTTGTAGAAGTTGAAGTAGATATTGTTTCCTGGGTTATATTTGATGATCATTTGCTAATCAAAGTCCGTTATTCCTCCGTTCATGCCGACTGGGTTCCAGCTAATATACTAGTCCCTGTGGAAGGGGAACCTAGTCATAAGTTGTTGGCCGAAGAGGATATAAAGCACTTGTTGTTTCAGGGTGGGAATACTGGTGGAAATACTTATCCGGCTGTACTTGCCCTTCATCCGACCAGTGAGGTTGGGAAGAATGATATCTCCCTCTCGTCTGGAAGGGAAAATCGCACCTACGCACGAGAGCTTGTGAGAAGGGGCTATATTGTACTGGCCCCTGATACGATTACAGCAGGCGAACGGATTCTCCCGAACGAGAAACCGTTCCATACAGCCCCATTTTATAATCAGCACCCCGAATGGTCTGCCGTTGCAAAGATGATTTCGGATCATAGGCAAGGGATTTCTCTTCTTGAAACTATAAATCTGGTAAATTCAGAGAAAATAGGCGCGATTGGGCATTCCTTGGGCGGTTATAACGCTTATTTTCTGGCCGGGATAGATTCGAGGATTAAGGCTGCTGTCTGCAGCTGCGGCTTCTCGACTTTTGCCGGTGATCCTGAAACCCATAGATGGGGAAAGCGGGACTGGTTTTCCCATATCCCAAGAATAAGCGAGTATATTAACAATGGAAAAGTCCCCTATGAATTTAATGAAATAGCTGCTCTGGCCGCACCAATTCCGCTATTTTTCTGGATGGGACAGAGTGACAAGATTTTCCCGCATTGGCAGCCGGCCGCCCAGGGGCTGGCTGATTTGGCTGCATTATATAGCTGGCTGGGCGAAGAGGGAAAATTTGTTTCATTAATCGGTAATTCAGGCCATGATTTCCCTCCTGAAATTAGAGAGCTTGCTTATTCTTTCCTTGATCACTGGCTGTATGCGAATGAGGATTAA
- a CDS encoding ABC transporter permease — protein MQNKPQPDTKLSKLKNKLWRDRYLILLLLPGVLFFLIYRYIPMAGLLLAFKDYSPFRGFADSPWVGMKYFKLIFEDPEVIRVVWNTLQISLLQIIFAFPISILLALMLNELRNQVYKRFLQSIVYMPHFLSWVVVVGITVIFLRSEGIVNNFLNDAFKMEALPFLTDPAWFKPLIVLQIIWKESGWGTIIFLAALSGISPHLYEAAVMDGANRWRQIWHITLPALKSTIIILLILRLGTVMDSGFEQIFLMLNPFNMESGNVLDTFVYFKGIQQANYSFATAVGLFKGVIGLILVVLANKLAKRFGEEGLY, from the coding sequence ATTCAAAATAAACCACAGCCTGATACCAAATTAAGCAAACTTAAAAACAAACTATGGCGCGACCGATACTTGATCTTGCTGCTTCTCCCAGGAGTTTTGTTTTTCTTGATTTATCGCTATATTCCAATGGCCGGCCTTTTACTGGCATTTAAAGATTACAGCCCGTTTCGCGGCTTTGCAGACAGCCCTTGGGTGGGCATGAAATATTTTAAACTTATTTTTGAAGATCCCGAGGTCATCCGGGTAGTATGGAACACCTTACAAATTTCATTGCTCCAAATCATATTCGCCTTTCCAATCTCCATTTTGCTCGCCTTAATGCTAAACGAATTAAGAAACCAGGTATACAAAAGATTCCTTCAGTCCATTGTCTATATGCCCCATTTTCTATCATGGGTAGTCGTAGTTGGTATTACCGTCATCTTTTTAAGAAGTGAAGGGATTGTCAACAATTTTTTGAATGATGCATTTAAAATGGAAGCGCTTCCCTTCTTAACCGACCCTGCCTGGTTTAAACCTTTAATAGTATTACAGATTATTTGGAAGGAATCGGGCTGGGGAACTATCATTTTCCTTGCAGCTCTTTCTGGTATAAGCCCTCACCTGTATGAAGCAGCGGTGATGGATGGCGCGAACCGCTGGAGGCAAATATGGCATATCACTCTTCCTGCATTGAAGAGCACGATTATCATTCTATTAATCTTGCGTCTGGGCACCGTGATGGACAGCGGGTTTGAACAAATCTTTTTGATGCTGAACCCCTTCAATATGGAATCTGGCAATGTCCTTGATACATTTGTTTATTTTAAGGGGATTCAACAGGCGAATTATAGTTTTGCCACAGCCGTTGGTTTATTCAAGGGAGTTATTGGATTGATTTTGGTAGTACTCGCTAACAAGCTTGCCAAGCGTTTCGGGGAAGAAGGCCTATATTGA
- a CDS encoding heparinase II/III domain-containing protein, whose amino-acid sequence MGTNWFIETVRPHPRVLFNEGEISEIKSRLNANGTGSTIRFDEIWSSVELLAEKYSSEQGFSVHYPSCNVVLDIPLPLVQLEPVGDPPGYIDFPFWTMYSRAIEERIKVLSFAYGMTGEERFALKVKEYLLSITKFAKWFEFGDRGAEGNLSIAHFTIGMAIGYDAIFTTLTNEEKQIIEHAIFQRGLKPLEIDFLNFDSHNIIASKRVAMMIGSLAILDGSNHDEIKPFLTNSFGYISRYLDNRLSDPEIEGLLYLNVAARHILLAADILKRSTGNDDLIKHDYFRQLPDLFIYLLGTGNKPGFVNFSDSFYDLDLYYLMSVLASNTGNRLSSWYIHRYFEPKFDILIDLKKIPAPVEPESFYKGRPSKVFPLIGWAAFRSGWKQGDHFLAFSSSQSAKDHNHYDQNNFILHAAGEWLITNPGYQDYVEGPRREFTLGTIGHNSMLVDGRGQIQRGGGNLTGWFTSKDFSYVIGEAGDAYDKGISQWERKIIHLDRRYFLIVDRAVKKKKDSRLSFLYHTPAAIQAGGKELHPRDETSENTIRLIGEHAAVALTICYPPDTAKTISQYPGAERYGSCLEVSVNGSDEVGYQVVLIQPEDVHGADGNRLTCRVIHSGAMFELKVEDASQSLIDYMLTNEDRYTAYQSSRDKIVELMGEQGWVSLRQEDAEPLKYTLINGNQLLVNKTAVFHASGTVCVSVHFHEAGATGTVEAKQRTKVSFFISEPSRVMINGAVAEANQFVNLPEKGELVLDLPEGRSEIEIIR is encoded by the coding sequence ATGGGTACAAATTGGTTCATAGAAACTGTAAGGCCTCATCCAAGAGTTTTGTTCAATGAGGGAGAAATATCCGAAATTAAGTCTCGCTTAAATGCCAATGGAACAGGGAGCACCATCCGGTTTGACGAGATATGGAGCAGTGTGGAACTTCTTGCTGAGAAATATTCCAGTGAACAGGGATTTTCTGTTCACTATCCCAGCTGCAATGTGGTACTAGACATCCCACTGCCCCTTGTTCAGCTTGAACCTGTTGGGGACCCGCCCGGCTATATAGATTTTCCATTTTGGACCATGTACTCCAGGGCAATTGAAGAGAGGATCAAGGTTCTGTCATTTGCTTACGGAATGACAGGGGAAGAGAGATTTGCCTTAAAGGTTAAGGAATATCTTTTGTCCATAACAAAATTTGCGAAGTGGTTTGAATTCGGGGACAGAGGAGCAGAAGGCAATTTAAGCATTGCCCATTTCACAATAGGTATGGCTATAGGGTATGATGCCATCTTTACTACTCTTACGAACGAAGAAAAACAAATAATTGAACATGCGATTTTTCAAAGGGGGCTTAAGCCTCTCGAAATAGATTTTCTGAATTTTGATAGCCATAATATTATTGCATCAAAGCGTGTTGCGATGATGATTGGCTCGCTGGCGATTCTAGATGGAAGCAACCATGATGAAATAAAACCATTTCTGACAAATTCATTTGGGTATATAAGCAGGTACCTGGACAATCGGCTGAGTGATCCCGAGATTGAGGGCTTGTTATATTTGAACGTCGCTGCCCGACATATTTTGCTGGCAGCTGACATTTTGAAACGGTCAACCGGAAACGACGATCTTATCAAACATGACTATTTCCGCCAACTTCCCGATCTTTTTATTTATTTGCTAGGTACGGGAAATAAGCCGGGTTTTGTCAATTTCTCGGACTCCTTTTATGATCTTGACCTTTATTATTTAATGTCAGTACTGGCATCCAACACAGGTAACAGATTATCAAGCTGGTACATTCATCGATACTTTGAACCGAAATTCGATATATTAATAGATTTGAAAAAAATACCGGCGCCGGTTGAGCCTGAGAGTTTCTACAAGGGCCGTCCTTCAAAGGTATTCCCGCTTATTGGCTGGGCTGCTTTCAGAAGCGGATGGAAGCAAGGAGACCATTTTCTTGCGTTTTCGTCGAGCCAGTCTGCAAAGGACCATAACCATTATGACCAGAACAACTTCATCCTGCATGCTGCAGGTGAATGGCTTATTACAAATCCTGGCTATCAGGACTACGTGGAAGGTCCGAGGAGGGAATTCACCCTGGGAACGATTGGCCATAACAGTATGCTTGTTGACGGCAGAGGCCAGATACAAAGAGGCGGAGGCAATTTAACAGGGTGGTTTACTTCCAAGGACTTCTCTTATGTCATCGGGGAAGCCGGCGATGCTTATGATAAAGGAATTTCACAGTGGGAACGGAAAATAATCCACCTGGATAGGCGATATTTTCTCATTGTTGATAGGGCCGTTAAGAAAAAGAAGGATAGCAGACTTTCCTTCCTGTACCATACCCCAGCAGCCATTCAGGCTGGGGGGAAGGAATTACATCCACGGGATGAGACATCAGAAAACACGATACGGTTAATTGGGGAGCACGCAGCCGTGGCGCTAACCATATGCTATCCGCCAGATACCGCTAAAACTATCAGCCAGTATCCGGGCGCTGAGAGGTATGGATCCTGCCTTGAAGTGTCAGTGAATGGTTCCGATGAAGTTGGCTATCAGGTTGTTTTGATTCAGCCAGAGGATGTTCATGGTGCTGACGGAAATCGATTAACCTGCCGTGTCATCCATTCAGGTGCAATGTTCGAATTGAAGGTGGAAGATGCGTCCCAGTCGCTTATCGATTACATGTTGACTAATGAGGACCGGTATACTGCTTATCAATCATCCAGAGATAAAATAGTAGAGTTAATGGGTGAACAGGGATGGGTTTCACTCAGGCAGGAAGATGCTGAACCTTTAAAATACACCTTGATAAATGGCAACCAATTACTAGTGAATAAAACTGCTGTTTTTCACGCCAGCGGAACTGTTTGTGTATCCGTCCATTTCCATGAAGCAGGAGCAACGGGAACGGTGGAAGCAAAGCAGCGGACAAAGGTTTCTTTTTTTATCAGCGAACCTTCAAGGGTAATGATCAACGGTGCTGTAGCCGAAGCAAACCAGTTTGTTAACCTTCCGGAAAAAGGGGAGCTAGTGCTTGATTTGCCTGAGGGTAGAAGTGAAATTGAGATAATTAGGTAA
- a CDS encoding extracellular solute-binding protein, with the protein MLKRKSDFEDRYNKFIHELKEEIISGLIKPGEFILPENTLSKEYDLSRVSIRKALAQLVEEGLIEKIPGKGNRVTIPHDTQKQTLTLGWFSDSYEIEIVEQIIERFEQLNPFIKVDLQVMPNSQYIYNLTKSIDTDNGPDVFMVSDYHFRQLVETERLDIIEPFLPDHFDPEKDSYKKVFDMFTYQNKVLVTPFVFSPVMICYNKKMFDQAGVPENFTMDTWNQLLEIARQNTRDLDGNNLIDQYGFCFSASSNRWPVFLLQNQGRFMTDDRSKSVMNSKENIEALQYCVDLMYKHQVSPIFSHGSNDLAENLFMRERAGMILTTYYFMNEFRDHKIKWDILPPPKRAKQGTLLLGGGLGVNANSTMKEAAQALISYMISTEAQAMLKQNGCTIPVLRFVAEDNYLLQPGVHPTHYNAFKDIMPHAVTMRELNVTIKELELIENELHLLWANMETPEDSCKRIDMLLNQEMAIT; encoded by the coding sequence ATGCTTAAAAGAAAAAGTGATTTTGAAGACCGATATAATAAATTTATCCACGAATTAAAGGAAGAAATTATTTCTGGTTTAATTAAACCAGGCGAGTTTATTCTTCCTGAAAATACATTAAGCAAAGAATATGACTTAAGCAGGGTTTCAATCCGAAAAGCTCTGGCTCAGCTCGTTGAGGAGGGCCTGATTGAAAAAATCCCGGGAAAGGGAAATCGGGTAACAATTCCCCACGATACCCAAAAGCAAACCCTCACGCTCGGCTGGTTTTCTGATTCATATGAAATAGAGATTGTCGAGCAGATTATTGAGAGGTTTGAACAGCTGAATCCCTTTATAAAGGTTGATTTGCAGGTTATGCCAAATAGTCAATATATCTATAATTTAACCAAATCTATTGATACAGATAATGGCCCGGATGTTTTTATGGTTTCTGATTACCACTTTCGCCAGCTTGTAGAAACAGAACGCCTTGATATTATAGAACCTTTTCTACCTGATCACTTTGATCCCGAAAAGGATAGCTATAAAAAGGTCTTTGATATGTTTACCTATCAAAACAAAGTCCTCGTTACGCCTTTCGTATTTTCACCTGTCATGATCTGCTATAACAAAAAAATGTTTGACCAAGCAGGTGTTCCCGAAAACTTTACGATGGATACATGGAATCAACTGCTTGAAATTGCCCGCCAAAATACTAGGGACCTTGACGGGAACAATTTAATCGATCAATATGGCTTTTGTTTTTCTGCATCATCGAATCGTTGGCCTGTCTTCCTTTTACAAAATCAAGGACGATTTATGACTGATGACCGTTCAAAGTCAGTTATGAACAGCAAGGAAAATATTGAAGCGCTCCAATATTGCGTTGATCTAATGTATAAGCATCAGGTATCCCCAATATTTTCACATGGCAGCAACGACCTTGCCGAAAATCTATTCATGCGGGAAAGGGCCGGGATGATCCTTACAACCTATTATTTTATGAACGAGTTCAGAGATCATAAAATTAAATGGGATATCCTGCCGCCGCCTAAACGCGCTAAACAAGGCACATTGCTCCTTGGCGGCGGGCTCGGAGTGAATGCTAATAGCACCATGAAGGAGGCTGCCCAGGCTCTGATAAGCTATATGATCAGTACTGAAGCCCAAGCGATGCTTAAACAGAATGGCTGTACAATCCCTGTCCTCCGATTTGTAGCGGAAGATAATTATTTACTTCAGCCTGGAGTGCATCCCACTCACTACAATGCGTTTAAGGATATAATGCCCCATGCAGTGACAATGAGAGAATTAAATGTAACAATTAAGGAACTGGAACTTATTGAAAATGAACTTCACCTGCTTTGGGCCAATATGGAAACGCCCGAGGATTCATGCAAAAGAATTGATATGCTTCTGAATCAGGAAATGGCCATCACATAA